TGGGTATTCGGGTAAACATAAAAATCAACAATCGTAAAATATTGTCGGGCATGGTGTCGCTGATAAACAGAAACGAGATGCTGACAGAGATAACCACAGGTATTGATAAACTTGATAAAATTGGAATTGATGGTGTCCGTAAAGAGCTGATTGAAAAAGGAATGACCAACAGTGAGTTTGAAAAAATAAAACCTTTGCTAACTCTTAGTGGCGACAATCGCAACAAAATTGAAGTTATGCGCACTACGTTCAACTCTATTCCTGAGGGTCAGAAAGGCATTGATGAGATTGAAGAGGTTTTAAACCTACTCAACGGCTACAATCTTAAAAATCAGTTTGAATTTGACCTGTCGCTTGCGCGCGGATTAAACTACTATACAGGTTCTATTTTTGAAGTTAAAGCTGTTGATGTAGAAATTGGCAGTTTGTGTGGCGGAGGACGCTATGATAACCTTACAGGAGTATTCGGACTTGACGGAGTTTCTGGAGTGGGAATTAGTTTTGGTGCCGATAGAATTTACGATGTATTAGAGGCGCTTAATCTGTTTCCCGAATCGATATCGCACTCTGTAAAAGCAATGTTTGTAAATTTTGGCAATAACGAAGCGCAATACTGTTTACAAAAGGCTACACAAATCAGACAAGTAGGAATCTCTGTCGAAGTTTATCCAGAATCTGCAAAGATGAAAAAACAGATGTCATACGCTGATTCAAAAAAGATCCCTTTCGTGATTTTTGTGGGAGAAAATGAAATGAAAAACAATTTGTTTACCATAAAAAACATGATTAGTGGCGAACAACAAACAGTCAACTTTGATAATATCATTAAAATATTGAAACAAAATTAAAACTTTAACATAATATGGATAACACACATTTTATATCCCCTGAAAACCTTGGTTTTCACTTAATTGAAGAAATTATTGAAAACGAAATGCAACTTACTTTGTCTGATGAAGCCATTAAACGCATTACACGTTGTCGAGAATATTTGGACAAAAAAGTGGAATCACACCCCCACCCTATTTATGGTGTCAACACAGGTTTTGGTTCACTTTGCAACGTTAGCGTTTCAAAAGAAGACCTTTCTACCCTGCAAAAAAACCTGGTAATGTCGCATGCTTGTGGTACAGGTAACATTGTTAATCCGGAAATTGTTCAACTTATGCTGCTTTTGAAAATCCATGCACTATCGTTAGGACATTCGGGAGTACAGGTTAAAACCGTACAGCGTTTGATAGACATGTACAACAATAAAATATACCCTGTTGTATATGAACAAGGTTCATTAGGTGCTTCCGGCGATTTAGCTCCACTTGCGCATATGTGCTTACCACTCTTAGGACTAGGTGAAGTTGTTTATAATGATGAAATCCATGATTTTGCAGATTTAATGGGCAAATTTAACTGGGAGCCTATTGAACTACAAAGCAAAGAGGGTCTAGCTCTGCTTAACGGAACACAGTTTATGAGTGCTCACGCTGTTCACTCCCTATTACGCTGTTTCCGTTTGATAAATTATGCCGACATTATTGGGGCATTATCGCTTGATGGATTTGACGGACGCATAGAACCATTTTTTGAGCATTTGCACACTATAAGACCACACAAAGGGCAGTTGGAAACTGCAGAAAATATCAGAGCAATATTAGAAGGCTCTGAAATAATTGCACAACCTAAAAAACATGTTCAGGACCCATATTCATTCCGCTGTATGCCACAGGTACACGGTGCAACAAAAGATACTTTGAAATATGTTGCTAGCGTTGTTCTTACCGAAATTAATTCGGTTACTGACAACCCCACTGTTTTCCCCGATGAAGACCAAGTACTTTCCGGTGGCAACTTTCACGGACAACCCTTGGCGTTGGTACTTGATTTTCTTGCAATAGCAATGTCAGAGCTTGCAAACATAAGCGAGAGACGTACAGCACAATTGATACTCGGTTTAAGAGGGTTACCCGAATTTCTAGTTGCAAATCCCGGTTTGAACAGCGGATTTATGATACCTCAATATACAGCAGCAGCCATTGTTAGCCAAAACAAAGGACTTTGTATGCCAGCTTCGGTTGATAGTATTGTCTCTAGCAATGGACAAGAGGATCATGTAAGTATGGGTGCAAATGCAGCAACAAAACTTGTTAGAGTAATTGACAACGTTGAGACTGTTTTAGCTATTGAGCTGTTTAACGCCGCACAAGCTGTTGAGTTCAGGGAACCACTAAAAACATCACCATATTTACGCAGGTTTTTGACACAATATCGTTCGTTTGTTGAGTCGGTACAAAATGATAAGGTAATGTTTACCGAAATAGAAAAGAGTGTCCAATTTTTAAGTAGTGGGCGCTTTAGCTATCTTGAATAACAGCAAATGAAACACAGATAACACGGATTAAACGGATTACCTCAGATAAAAATAATAAAAAATCAGTGTAAATCTGTTTAATCTGTGTGTGTTCTGTGTTCTAATTCATTTGTTATTTTCTTCCAAAGTCAGCAGGTATCTCTCCCCACGCTTCGGTTTCCCATTTTAACACTTTATTGGGATATTCGTTGTTGCTAAGCCAAAACTCTGCTCTGTCAATAAGGTCAAACAGTTGTTGATTTTCGTAACTCTTAAACAGTTTTGTTTTTGCTTTTTTCTGTTTTATCCAAATCATCGCATTTCGTGAGTCGCTGTAAATGGGTAAATCTATACCGTGCTTTTTGCAGTATGCAAGAGCGTGTACAATAGCTAAAAACTCGCCTACATTGTTTGTTCCCTGCTTAAATGGTCCTTGATAAAAGAGTCGTTGTCCGGTTTTTACATAAACGCCTTGGTACTCTAAATCTCCGGGGTTGCCACTACAAGCAGCATCAACCGCAATTGAGTTAACAATGTAGTTACTTACACTACTATTTTTAGATACTATATATTTTCCAACATATTTGTTAAAATCGTTTTCATACGCTTCGCGTGCAGCATCAAGACTTTCAAAACCTTTATATTTTGCATTTTCGTATCCGTGAACCTGATCTTTAACCTCATTCCAAGTTTCATAAATACCGGGTATTCTACCTACCCATACAACATAATATTTCTTTTTTGATTTAGCCATGAAAAGATTAATAACATACTTGTATCTTGGAAACTAATGCATTAATAGCATTAGACTTAAAGCTATTTGCTGTATCAACCCAAAATAATACCCACTATTGTTGCCGACATAAGCGACGCCAGACTTCCTCCTATAAGTGCTCTAATGCCGTATCGTGATAAAAGTTCTCGTTTACTTGGAGCAAGTGAACCTATTCCGCCGATTTGTATTCCTATACTGGCAAAGTTTGCAAAGCCACACAACATGTACGTTGCCATTATAATTGACTTTGTTTCGACAAATGCTCCACTTGCCTTGAAAGAGGCTAACGAAGTATATCCTACAAACTCGCTTGCAATGAGCTTTTCTCCCAAAAGTTGACCCATAAGTGTCATATCTTGAGCATTAACACCAATAGCCCACATTAATGGCGACAATGAATAGCCTAAAATAAACTGTAGATTTAATTCAGTATAGCTACCATCTGTAAACGAAGCTATTACACCGTTCAGATTAGTAAATGACCCTATTTTGACTAAAATAAAATTAAACATTGCTATAAAAGCAAAGAAAACAAGTAACATTGCTCCTACGTTTGCAGCGAGTTTAAGCCCTTCAATTGTTCCGTTTGACATGGCATCGAGGAAGTTTGCCCCAACTTTTTCTTTTGTTACCTCGGCTTTCATTTCAATTTTTTCGGTTTGCGGCACAATTATTTTCGATATCACAACTGCGCCTGGTGCAGCCATAACAGAGGCTGTTAAAAGGTGTTTAGCGAACAGCAGCCTTTGTACAGGATCGTCACCTCCGAGGAAGCCAACGTATGCAGCAAGAACACCTCCGGCAACAGTCGCCATTCCTGCTGTCATTACCAAAAATATCTCTGATTTATTCATTTTATCCAAATAGGCTTTAATCATCAGAGGAGACTCGGTTTGACCAAGAAAAATATTTCCTGCAACTGCTAGACTTTCTGCTCCGCTAAGCTTCATTGCTTTAACCATAAGCCACGCAAGGGCATAAACAACCTTTTGAATTATACCCAAGTAAAACAAAACACTTGTCAATGCCGAAAAGAAAATTATTGTAGGTAATATCTGGAAGGCGAAAATCATTCCAAATTTCGACATATCCATCAAATCACCAAGCAAGAATTCACTACCTACTTTTGTGAAATCCAATATCTTAACAAATACTTTTCCTACAATTTCAAAAAACCACTGTATTGCGGGTACATATAAAACTCCAAGAGCAAGAACAATTTGGAAAGCTAATCCAATAAAAACGACTTTCCAGTTAACAGCTCTACGATTTTGACTTACCAACCATGCCAGAAATATAAGAACAAACATCCCTATTAAACCACGAAAGATACTATATAGCGACATTCCTGCAGAATCACTAATGCTTGTTATTTCCATTCGTGGAGCATCGTCACTAGCAATTGCAATAGTATCACTTGATGCTTGGTTTAAAACAACTGTAGTATCAACATCTATTGGTTCATTAGCAAACGTTGAATTTATTGAAAGTAAGATTGTTGCGAACAAAAAAAACAAAACTTTAAAAAAGCTTCTCATATACCTGTTGTTTAATTGGTTAATAGGAATTTAAAACTTACATATTTTTAAATCATGCTGTTAAGTATCATTACTTAATTAACATATCTATTCTATATGTACTACGTTTATTTTTTTCTTTTTTTTTCTCTATATTTTATTTCTTCTTGAAGTTTGCTTGCCATCTCATAGTTTTCTTCTTGTATTGCCCTTTCAAGCATTTTTTCAAGTTCTTCATCTGTTAAGTTTTGGAAGTCTCTGCCTGATTTTTCTTTATTTGGAGTCTCTTTTATTACCCCTGCTTCGCGCTCTTCTTTTTCTTCCGACACATCAATTCCTGCACGTTTAAGTATGTCTTCTGTAGTATAAATAGGACAATGAAATCTAAGCGCCAGTGCAATTGAATCAGAGGTGCGTGCATCTAGCTTAATCCTAGAGTGTTTGTTATCACAAACAAGTTCACAATAAAAAACACCTTTTTCTAACTTATTAATAAAAACTTCAACCAATGAGATATTGTAAGCATCTGCTAAACTAAGAAACAAATCGTGAGTCAAAGGTCTTGGAGGTCTTAACCCTTCTAATTGTATGGCAATTGACTGAGCTTCATGTCCTCCAATAATAATAGGAATACGTCTGTCTCCATCCTCCTCTTTCAACACCAATGCGTAAGCACCCGATTGGGTTTGACTATATGATATTCCAAGTACTCTAAGTCTAACTTTTTTCATTATCTCCAGAGAAATTGTATGTTTTTACAAATATAGTGATTTAATGTTCTCATAAAAAAGCTTGCAAAAAATATTTCAACCCCATATTACTGATCGGTAGCTAATGATTATAATATAAAATGGTTATTTGGATAACAGCTTGCAGACTATAATTACAGTTGTACATAAACTGTTGTTCCTCCATCTACTGTACTCTCTATCCAAATATATCCATTCATTTTCTCAACATACGCTTTGCATATTATTAGACCCAAACCTATCCCTATTTCGTTAGCAGTTCCTTTGCGACGTGGAGTTTTTGCCATATCAAAAATATTTTCAATTTGCTCTTGGGTCATTCCAATACCATTATCTGAAATAATTATAGTAGTATTTTGAGTTAATTTAATTGCCGATATCTCTATACTTCCATTTTTATTGGTGAACATAATTGCATTTGAAAGAATGTTTTGAATAACAATTTCCAGTAATATTGGATCGGCATTTAACTTAATAGAAGGGTCTACATTGTTTTTTATTTCTATTTGTTTTAAATGGGCATACAAAATTTGCTTTGTAACTACTTCATCAATAGTTGAAAATAAGTTTATCCTGCTTATATTGGCAACTAAACTATCCGATTGTATTTTTGACCACTGTATAAGCTTTTGTAATTGCGTATTCATGATGGTTGATGATGTGTTTACTTGCGTTAAGTGAAGTTTTTTTTCATCATCGCTCAATTCATCAAATTTGGCTAAAAGAGTTTGCGT
The window above is part of the Bacteroidales bacterium genome. Proteins encoded here:
- the hutH gene encoding histidine ammonia-lyase, which codes for MDNTHFISPENLGFHLIEEIIENEMQLTLSDEAIKRITRCREYLDKKVESHPHPIYGVNTGFGSLCNVSVSKEDLSTLQKNLVMSHACGTGNIVNPEIVQLMLLLKIHALSLGHSGVQVKTVQRLIDMYNNKIYPVVYEQGSLGASGDLAPLAHMCLPLLGLGEVVYNDEIHDFADLMGKFNWEPIELQSKEGLALLNGTQFMSAHAVHSLLRCFRLINYADIIGALSLDGFDGRIEPFFEHLHTIRPHKGQLETAENIRAILEGSEIIAQPKKHVQDPYSFRCMPQVHGATKDTLKYVASVVLTEINSVTDNPTVFPDEDQVLSGGNFHGQPLALVLDFLAIAMSELANISERRTAQLILGLRGLPEFLVANPGLNSGFMIPQYTAAAIVSQNKGLCMPASVDSIVSSNGQEDHVSMGANAATKLVRVIDNVETVLAIELFNAAQAVEFREPLKTSPYLRRFLTQYRSFVESVQNDKVMFTEIEKSVQFLSSGRFSYLE
- a CDS encoding ribonuclease H, which encodes MAKSKKKYYVVWVGRIPGIYETWNEVKDQVHGYENAKYKGFESLDAAREAYENDFNKYVGKYIVSKNSSVSNYIVNSIAVDAACSGNPGDLEYQGVYVKTGQRLFYQGPFKQGTNNVGEFLAIVHALAYCKKHGIDLPIYSDSRNAMIWIKQKKAKTKLFKSYENQQLFDLIDRAEFWLSNNEYPNKVLKWETEAWGEIPADFGRK
- a CDS encoding bifunctional nuclease family protein — translated: MKKVRLRVLGISYSQTQSGAYALVLKEEDGDRRIPIIIGGHEAQSIAIQLEGLRPPRPLTHDLFLSLADAYNISLVEVFINKLEKGVFYCELVCDNKHSRIKLDARTSDSIALALRFHCPIYTTEDILKRAGIDVSEEKEEREAGVIKETPNKEKSGRDFQNLTDEELEKMLERAIQEENYEMASKLQEEIKYREKKRKK
- a CDS encoding histidine--tRNA ligase is translated as MALKTAIPKGTRDFNPTEMGRRNYIFDEIKTVYRLYGFEPIETPSMELLSTLLGKYGEEGDKLLFRILNSGDFLKDVSQDDFAAKDLAKISGLMCERGLRYDLTVPFARYVVQHRNEIVFPFKRYQIQPVWRADRPQKGRYREFYQCDADVIGSDSLINEAEFVMIMDTLFSNLGIRVNIKINNRKILSGMVSLINRNEMLTEITTGIDKLDKIGIDGVRKELIEKGMTNSEFEKIKPLLTLSGDNRNKIEVMRTTFNSIPEGQKGIDEIEEVLNLLNGYNLKNQFEFDLSLARGLNYYTGSIFEVKAVDVEIGSLCGGGRYDNLTGVFGLDGVSGVGISFGADRIYDVLEALNLFPESISHSVKAMFVNFGNNEAQYCLQKATQIRQVGISVEVYPESAKMKKQMSYADSKKIPFVIFVGENEMKNNLFTIKNMISGEQQTVNFDNIIKILKQN
- a CDS encoding Na+ dependent nucleoside transporter, translating into MRSFFKVLFFLFATILLSINSTFANEPIDVDTTVVLNQASSDTIAIASDDAPRMEITSISDSAGMSLYSIFRGLIGMFVLIFLAWLVSQNRRAVNWKVVFIGLAFQIVLALGVLYVPAIQWFFEIVGKVFVKILDFTKVGSEFLLGDLMDMSKFGMIFAFQILPTIIFFSALTSVLFYLGIIQKVVYALAWLMVKAMKLSGAESLAVAGNIFLGQTESPLMIKAYLDKMNKSEIFLVMTAGMATVAGGVLAAYVGFLGGDDPVQRLLFAKHLLTASVMAAPGAVVISKIIVPQTEKIEMKAEVTKEKVGANFLDAMSNGTIEGLKLAANVGAMLLVFFAFIAMFNFILVKIGSFTNLNGVIASFTDGSYTELNLQFILGYSLSPLMWAIGVNAQDMTLMGQLLGEKLIASEFVGYTSLASFKASGAFVETKSIIMATYMLCGFANFASIGIQIGGIGSLAPSKRELLSRYGIRALIGGSLASLMSATIVGIILG